A genomic region of Runella rosea contains the following coding sequences:
- a CDS encoding DegT/DnrJ/EryC1/StrS family aminotransferase: MNKIWLSSPHLSGHEQKYVQEAFAANWIAPLGPNVDGFERDLCTYVGAGHAAALSSGTAALHLALILLGVGNGDVVLCQSFTFAASANPIVYQGATPVFVDSELDSWNISPDALETAIKSEKAKGKNVKAVIAVHLYGMPAQMREIQEICQLHDIPLIEDAAEALGASYQGKKMGSFGLLNVLSFNGNKIITTSGGGALLSDNEAFIQKARFLATQARDNAPHYQHSEIGYNYRLSNICAGIGRGQMEVIDERVAQRRANFAFYERELSGIEGITFQPEAEGSFSNRWLSCIVVNPKLTGGITRETIRLALASQNIEARPLWKPMHLQPIFQDAPFYGKSISERLFENGLCLPSGSNLTQEELGRVTTGIKKCFI; encoded by the coding sequence ATGAATAAAATTTGGCTTTCATCGCCGCATTTGAGCGGCCACGAACAAAAATACGTACAGGAGGCTTTTGCCGCCAACTGGATTGCGCCACTGGGTCCCAATGTCGATGGGTTTGAACGGGATTTGTGTACTTACGTGGGAGCGGGTCATGCCGCGGCGCTTTCTTCGGGCACGGCTGCCCTGCATTTGGCACTCATCCTGCTGGGCGTCGGCAACGGCGATGTGGTTCTATGTCAATCATTTACCTTTGCCGCTTCGGCCAATCCCATTGTGTATCAGGGAGCCACGCCCGTTTTTGTTGATTCGGAATTGGATAGCTGGAATATAAGCCCTGACGCTCTCGAAACGGCCATCAAAAGCGAAAAGGCAAAAGGGAAAAACGTGAAGGCGGTCATTGCAGTACACCTCTACGGAATGCCGGCCCAAATGCGTGAAATTCAGGAAATCTGCCAACTGCACGACATTCCGCTCATTGAAGATGCGGCAGAAGCCTTGGGGGCATCGTATCAAGGCAAGAAAATGGGAAGTTTTGGGTTGCTCAATGTCCTTTCTTTCAACGGCAATAAAATCATCACCACGTCGGGCGGCGGGGCATTACTTTCTGACAATGAAGCATTTATTCAAAAGGCACGTTTTCTAGCCACCCAAGCCCGCGACAATGCGCCGCATTACCAACATTCCGAAATCGGTTATAACTACCGCCTGAGCAATATTTGTGCGGGCATCGGACGAGGGCAAATGGAAGTGATTGACGAGCGTGTAGCCCAACGCCGTGCCAATTTTGCGTTTTACGAACGAGAATTATCGGGCATCGAGGGTATCACATTTCAGCCCGAAGCCGAAGGCAGTTTTTCCAACCGTTGGCTGAGTTGCATCGTTGTCAACCCCAAACTAACGGGTGGCATCACCCGCGAAACAATCCGTTTGGCATTGGCTTCCCAAAACATCGAGGCGCGTCCATTGTGGAAACCGATGCACTTACAGCCTATTTTCCAAGATGCTCCTTTTTACGGCAAAAGTATATCAGAGCGATTATTCGAAAATGGTCTTTGCCTTCCTTCGGGTTCGAACCTAACTCAAGAGGAATTGGGAAGAGTGACTACGGGAATTAAAAAGTGTTTCATTTAA
- the nagA gene encoding N-acetylglucosamine-6-phosphate deacetylase: MHALTNCTIYTGEEVLTNYAVLIENEIIVDVVLQEDISKDMFCVDLQGFDLVPGLIDLQLYGGKNGFFVRDLSEESLTDMVQTHRQDGTVGLVPTLYSTSHERILKAIEVTKSYIAAGKTGVLGLHIEGPFINFTKRGAHSANAVRVPTKAEIVEIIASCEGLLTIMTIAPEIWPDELLHLLQESDIILSLGHTNATYEQAKGYFISGVQLATHLYNAMRPFESREPGVVTAIWDTPTVNASIIVDGYHCDYATVRIAKQLMRERLFLISDATLAKIEPMRFEFEDFIANYDGHRLLNDEGKLAGSAITLLDAVRNCIHHVGIPKDEAFRMATMYPAQHLGLGDKFGRIKAGYSADLVVLDNTQMPKSFGTDSHSGGANIVA; this comes from the coding sequence ATGCACGCACTCACAAACTGTACTATTTATACTGGTGAAGAGGTTTTGACCAATTACGCCGTTTTGATTGAAAATGAAATCATTGTGGACGTTGTACTACAAGAAGATATTTCAAAGGATATGTTTTGTGTTGATTTACAGGGATTTGACCTCGTTCCAGGCTTGATAGATCTGCAACTTTACGGAGGGAAAAACGGCTTCTTCGTACGCGATTTATCGGAAGAATCGCTCACAGATATGGTCCAAACCCACCGTCAGGATGGCACAGTGGGCTTGGTTCCTACGCTTTATTCTACCTCACACGAACGGATTTTAAAAGCAATTGAAGTAACCAAATCATACATCGCAGCGGGTAAAACGGGCGTATTGGGGTTGCACATTGAAGGGCCGTTTATTAACTTTACCAAACGCGGTGCTCACAGTGCCAATGCCGTACGCGTACCAACCAAAGCGGAAATTGTCGAAATTATTGCCAGCTGTGAAGGCTTGCTCACCATCATGACGATTGCTCCCGAAATCTGGCCCGACGAATTGTTGCATCTTTTGCAGGAAAGCGACATTATATTGTCATTGGGACACACCAACGCCACTTACGAACAAGCCAAAGGGTATTTTATCAGTGGGGTTCAGTTGGCAACGCACCTGTACAACGCCATGCGACCCTTTGAAAGCCGCGAACCGGGCGTAGTAACTGCCATTTGGGATACACCTACGGTCAATGCCAGCATCATTGTTGATGGTTATCATTGCGATTATGCCACTGTGCGTATTGCCAAACAGCTCATGCGGGAGCGTCTTTTTCTGATTTCAGATGCCACTTTGGCCAAAATTGAACCGATGCGGTTTGAGTTTGAAGATTTCATTGCCAACTATGATGGTCATCGTTTACTCAACGATGAAGGTAAGCTTGCTGGCTCAGCCATTACGCTCCTCGACGCGGTGCGCAACTGCATTCACCACGTAGGAATTCCGAAAGATGAAGCCTTCAGAATGGCCACAATGTATCCCGCCCAGCATTTGGGTCTTGGCGATAAATTCGGTCGAATCAAAGCAGGGTATTCCGCCGATTTGGTAGTGTTGGATAATACTCAAATGCCCAAAAGCTTCGGAACTGACAGTCATAGCGGAGGCGCAAACATTGTAGCATAA
- a CDS encoding DUF5990 family protein: MEVKFQIRLEKPNAGVDFGIQQGSGSTYLTLQKQRSTGEDLVFDFVLNLKSQTGVFPIFVGAVAQGSPQERFVYIDIGTAAGQIGSIWSRRLKVPLKSVTWEMLRQVQTDSQAVLAIKVPGIGKDGGPTCSSVKGGEGWKIKA, from the coding sequence ATGGAAGTTAAGTTTCAGATACGGTTGGAGAAACCAAACGCAGGAGTTGATTTTGGTATTCAACAAGGAAGTGGATCAACTTATCTGACCCTCCAAAAACAACGTTCAACCGGAGAGGATCTTGTTTTTGACTTTGTGCTGAACCTAAAATCACAAACGGGTGTGTTTCCTATTTTTGTAGGGGCGGTGGCCCAAGGTTCACCGCAGGAGCGATTTGTATACATTGACATTGGCACTGCCGCTGGGCAGATAGGCAGCATTTGGAGCCGTCGGTTGAAAGTTCCGTTGAAGAGCGTCACGTGGGAGATGCTTCGGCAAGTACAAACCGATTCACAGGCCGTGCTAGCAATCAAAGTGCCAGGAATCGGTAAGGACGGTGGACCCACCTGCAGTAGTGTAAAAGGAGGCGAAGGCTGGAAGATAAAAGCCTGA
- a CDS encoding serine hydrolase encodes MKKHFYFTSFLVLCLHSFLLNAQVITSPEIDALVEKTLKTFDVPGIAVAVVKDGKMIHAKGYGLRSLNTKERVTENTLFGIASNSKAFTSAALGMLMDEKKLTWDTKVTDIIPEFKMYNPYVTEEFTIRDLLTHRSGLGLGAGDLMFWPDQNNFTLKDIIHNLRYLKPVSGFRTKYDYDNLLYIVAGEVVTRVSGMPWEDFIESRILKPLGMNATAASYKRLKDKSNVIDPHAPVEGAVKVIRRDWSEVANAAGGIYSNVTDMSKWVVMQMENGKFDNDKQLFSRGVHAEMWTPQTIIPVRGTNSYNTHFSGYGLGWFLSDVKGFKQATHTGGLAGIVTQVTLLPELKLGIIVFTNQQSGAAFTAVTNTIKDSYLGIKGMDRVKENHDRVLANEAEAKKITAEIWSVIEGQQKNNGAKMAADLFLGTYQDPWFGEAVISTKNGKLWFDSKRSFQLTGELLPYKGNTFIVKWTERSMDADAYVMFELDNEGKASGFKMKAISPLTDFSFDFHDLDFKVKSK; translated from the coding sequence ATGAAAAAGCATTTTTACTTTACCTCCTTCCTTGTCCTGTGTCTTCATTCGTTTCTACTAAATGCTCAGGTGATTACTTCCCCTGAGATTGATGCATTGGTTGAAAAAACCTTAAAGACGTTCGACGTGCCAGGCATTGCGGTGGCGGTGGTAAAAGATGGCAAAATGATTCACGCCAAAGGCTACGGCCTGCGGTCGCTCAATACGAAGGAGAGAGTAACCGAAAACACTCTTTTTGGCATTGCTTCCAACAGCAAAGCCTTTACTTCGGCGGCGCTCGGGATGCTGATGGATGAAAAAAAACTGACTTGGGATACCAAAGTGACGGACATTATTCCCGAGTTTAAAATGTATAATCCGTACGTAACCGAAGAGTTTACCATTCGAGATTTGCTCACGCACCGCAGTGGATTGGGCTTGGGCGCGGGAGATTTGATGTTTTGGCCCGACCAGAACAATTTTACCTTGAAAGACATCATTCATAACCTCCGTTACCTCAAACCTGTTTCGGGATTTCGAACCAAGTACGACTATGACAACCTGCTCTACATCGTGGCGGGCGAGGTGGTGACACGGGTCTCGGGAATGCCTTGGGAGGATTTTATTGAGAGCAGAATACTCAAACCGCTGGGTATGAATGCTACGGCGGCTTCGTACAAACGCCTGAAAGACAAGTCGAACGTGATTGACCCGCACGCGCCCGTGGAAGGGGCCGTCAAAGTAATTCGTCGCGATTGGAGTGAAGTGGCCAACGCCGCTGGAGGAATCTACAGCAACGTGACCGACATGAGCAAGTGGGTTGTTATGCAAATGGAGAATGGAAAATTTGATAATGACAAACAACTTTTCAGTCGGGGAGTACACGCTGAAATGTGGACCCCCCAAACCATCATTCCCGTCAGAGGCACAAATTCCTACAATACGCATTTTTCGGGCTACGGATTGGGTTGGTTTTTGAGCGATGTCAAAGGCTTCAAACAGGCTACCCACACGGGCGGATTGGCGGGTATTGTGACGCAAGTAACCTTGCTACCTGAGCTAAAACTGGGCATTATTGTTTTTACCAATCAACAATCAGGCGCGGCGTTTACGGCCGTAACCAACACCATCAAAGACAGTTATCTGGGGATTAAAGGCATGGATCGCGTGAAAGAAAACCATGACCGAGTACTTGCCAATGAGGCCGAAGCTAAGAAAATAACGGCTGAGATTTGGTCGGTGATTGAGGGGCAACAGAAAAATAACGGGGCTAAAATGGCAGCAGATTTGTTTTTGGGAACTTATCAAGACCCGTGGTTTGGCGAGGCGGTTATTTCAACTAAAAACGGGAAGTTATGGTTTGATTCCAAACGTTCTTTTCAACTAACGGGCGAGTTGCTGCCGTACAAAGGCAATACCTTTATTGTCAAATGGACCGAGCGTAGCATGGATGCCGACGCGTATGTGATGTTTGAGCTGGACAATGAAGGCAAAGCATCAGGCTTCAAAATGAAGGCTATTTCTCCCTTGACCGACTTCAGTTTTGACTTCCACGACTTGGATTTTAAGGTAAAGAGCAAGTAG
- a CDS encoding VOC family protein has translation MNLTLKRIQHVGIPVTNLARSIAFYAQLGFENVMSSSFEFNGGQGSVAMMQSGEIIIEIYQMPESELSEIKNRKDGHVDHIAFDVENIDEAFEQLKTAGFAILEEAPVFLPFWKNGCKYFNIKGPDGERLEYNQIL, from the coding sequence ATGAATCTTACTTTAAAACGTATTCAGCACGTAGGTATTCCAGTTACTAATTTGGCCCGTTCCATTGCTTTTTATGCGCAATTGGGCTTTGAAAATGTAATGTCGTCTTCGTTTGAGTTCAACGGTGGCCAAGGCAGTGTGGCCATGATGCAAAGCGGGGAGATTATTATCGAAATCTACCAAATGCCAGAAAGTGAACTGTCCGAAATCAAAAATAGAAAAGACGGACACGTCGATCACATTGCCTTCGATGTAGAAAATATCGACGAAGCGTTTGAGCAACTTAAAACGGCTGGGTTTGCTATTTTAGAAGAAGCACCCGTGTTTTTGCCTTTTTGGAAAAATGGCTGTAAATATTTCAATATCAAGGGGCCCGATGGCGAGCGTTTGGAGTATAACCAGATACTATAA
- a CDS encoding Kelch repeat-containing protein, with amino-acid sequence MQRKLTSILMVAVSLCASFAQAQTASSWETVQSTTSCTARHENAFTKVGDKLYLIGGRGTRPVDEYDPATNTWKQLAAPPIEMNHFQAIEYKNEAYVMGAFMGAYPHEKPISSIYIFNPAKNEWRVGPAIPADRLRGAAGSVVYKNKLYLVCGIQDGHYDGHVGWLDEYDPKTNTWRKLPDAPHVRDHVSVAIIDDKLYVAGGRRSTARINQVLNLTEPAVDVFDFKTNTWTTLPENLNLPTQRAGNTTVPFGYKLLIMGGESPAQVEAHAEVEAFDTKQMKWEKLPNLNKGRHGTGATVYKKKVYVAAGSGNRGGGPELTTMEVLK; translated from the coding sequence ATGCAAAGAAAACTCACCTCGATACTGATGGTCGCTGTTAGCCTTTGCGCTTCATTTGCGCAGGCTCAAACTGCAAGCAGTTGGGAAACCGTTCAGTCGACCACAAGCTGCACCGCTCGGCACGAAAACGCCTTCACCAAAGTAGGTGATAAGCTATACCTGATTGGCGGACGCGGCACCCGCCCCGTGGACGAGTACGACCCCGCTACTAACACATGGAAGCAATTGGCAGCGCCTCCCATCGAAATGAATCATTTTCAGGCCATTGAATACAAAAATGAAGCCTACGTAATGGGGGCTTTTATGGGGGCGTATCCGCACGAAAAACCCATTTCAAGTATCTATATTTTTAACCCCGCCAAAAATGAATGGCGCGTGGGCCCTGCCATTCCTGCCGACCGTTTGCGGGGTGCGGCTGGTTCGGTGGTGTATAAAAATAAACTGTATCTTGTCTGCGGAATTCAGGATGGGCATTACGACGGACACGTGGGTTGGTTGGATGAATACGACCCCAAAACCAACACCTGGCGCAAACTTCCCGACGCTCCGCACGTCCGCGACCACGTATCGGTCGCCATCATTGACGACAAACTGTACGTAGCTGGCGGGCGACGCTCCACGGCGCGCATCAACCAGGTGCTAAATCTGACCGAACCAGCCGTGGATGTGTTTGATTTTAAGACCAATACGTGGACTACGCTACCCGAAAACCTGAATTTGCCCACGCAACGGGCGGGAAATACAACCGTTCCTTTTGGGTATAAATTGCTCATCATGGGTGGCGAAAGCCCCGCTCAGGTAGAGGCTCACGCCGAAGTCGAAGCTTTTGACACCAAACAAATGAAGTGGGAAAAACTGCCCAACCTCAACAAAGGCCGCCATGGCACGGGCGCAACCGTCTACAAAAAGAAGGTATACGTAGCGGCAGGATCGGGCAACCGAGGCGGCGGCCCCGAACTTACCACAATGGAAGTATTAAAATAG